GTTAGCGTCGCCATACTCAGCATGCTTTCCGCGACCGCAATAGGTACTGCGGGGGCTTACGGAATCTGGGTCGGTAAACCGCGCTTCAGAGCGGCGATCTGGGGTCTATTTGCTCTCCCAATGGCAATTCCCGTGATCCTGCTGGCGATAGGATCGCTATTCGTGTTCGCCAGGTTGGGTCTCGTGAATACAACGCTCGGCCTGACCCTCATGCACACGGCAATGGCGCTGCCGTTCGTAATGATCGTCGTTACGGCGGGTCTGGCTTCGTACGACATCAATCAGGAGCACGCTGCGCGCAGCCTCGGTGCTTCTCGTCTGTACGCTTTCTTTACCGTCACCCTGCCGCAGATCAGGTTTTCCGTGATTTCGGCGATGCTGTTTTCGTTCTTCGCATCGTTCGATGAAGTCGTTGTGGCGATGTTTATATCTACTGGACCCGGCTCGACCCTAAACCGCAAGATGTTCAATTCACTTAGGGACGAGCTCGACCCAACGATCGCTGCGATCTGCACCTGCCTGATCGCCATTTCGATCCTGCTAATCGTCATCGGCCAACTCACCAAACCTCGCTCACCGAAATAGCGTCGATCACACGAGATCGATGCGACAAGTCAAACCAGTCAAAACATCGAAGGACTCACGATGATTACCGAACAAACTGACGCTCAAATCAAAAATGCGTTGAACGCCGTGGCTGGTCGCGAAAATGTCACCGACATCTTCTTTGTCGCCTGTGGGGGCTCGTACGCGCACATGCTTCCAAACCAATACATCGTGGAGCGCGAAGCAAAGGCGATCATCGGCAACGCGCTCAATGCGGCCGAGTTCAAGGCGCGGGCGCCGAAACGCCTGGGCAAAAATTCCATCGTCATCGCCTGTTCCCATTCGGGCACGACCCCGGAAACCGTGGAGGCGGTCAAAATCGCCCGCGCCGCGGGTGCTCTGACCATCTCATTGACACATGATCTTGGTAGCCCGCTCGACCAGGAGTCCGAATATATAGTCTCCTACGTCCATGCACCCCTGACCATGTCGCCCATTCATTCGGCAGCGGTGTTGCAGAGGCTGACCTTCGGCATTCTCAAAATCCGAGAAGGCAACCCAAGGGCCGATGATTTCGAGAAGGGCTTGGCGGCGTTCCCCGCTCTCGCGGAGAACCTCGTCGCTGACCACGGTGGCAAGGCCGCTGAATTCGCGGAGACGCATAAACGCGAAGCGATTATCTATACGATGGCGTCGGGAGCGAACTTCGGACAGGCCTACTCATTCGCCATTTGCCTTCTGCAGGAAATGCAGTGGGTTCACTCGGCGGCAATACATGCCGGCGAATATTTCCACGGCCCGTTCGAGATCACTGACTTTGACGTGCCGTTCATCCAACTCATGGGTTTGGGACCATCCCGCGCGATGGACGAGCGCGCGCTCGCCTTCGCGCAGAAATACAGTAAGCGCGTGACGGTGGTGGACGCGAATGATTTCGGCGTGACCTCATTGCCCGAAAGCGTATCCGAGTATCTCGCGCCGTTGGTCTTCTCGCCTGTCTTGCGTGCCTACGCCGACAAGCTGTCCGAGGCCAAAGGTCATCCGCTGACCGTCCGCCGCTACATGTGGAAGATGGAATACTGACTTCCAGGCTTTTTAGGTACCCAGCCTGCCTGCGTGCGACCACCTCAACGCCCAGGCTCGCTGGTCGGCTAGATGATGACGAAAGGATGGCTGAAGCGTGCAAATCGCTTCTGCCACCTACGGTCGAACGCCCAGATCCACAAGATTCGAAGGTTCTGCATCATGTCTTCCGCCTCGCAATTCGAACGTGGGCTCGTCGGGGTCGGTGATAACGTCGTTGACCATTATCTCGATCAAGGCGTCTACTACCCCGGCGGCAACGCCTTGAACGTTGCCATCCTCGCTCACCGGTTCGGGGTGGCCAATAGCGCCTATATCGGCATTTTGGGCTGTGATCAGGAGGGCGCCCATGTGCGGGCCAGCATCCTGGCCGAGGGACTCTCAGATAGCCAACTGCGCGTCGTGAAAGGCGAGACGGGCAAGGCGAAAGTAACTCTGGTCGACGGTGATCGTGTCTTCGTTGGCTCCAATAAGGGAGGTGTGCGCAAGAGGGTGATGCTGCGCATGGACGACGATGATCTCGACCTCATCTCTCGGCTGGGGCACGTGCATTCTTCGTGCTTCAGTTATCTCGAGCCGGAACTCCCTCGCATCCGCGCGATTGCTCATGGCCTTTCGTTCGATTTTTCAACTGGTCGCGATAGGGACTACTTCGCCGCGATATGTCCGCTCGCGACGATCGCATTCTTTTCGGGTTCGGACATGAATGACGCCGAGACAGAGGCGTTCATCCGGGAGGCACATCTGCTCGGCGCGCAGACAGTGTGCGTTACCCAAGGCGAACGCGGCGCCGTCTTTAGCGATGGTCGGTCGACTTTACGTCAGGGAATCGTGCAAGCCAAAGTGGTCGACACGATGGGAGCTGGAGATGCGTTCATCGGAGGCTTCCTTGCCGCTATGCTCCAGGGGGCCTCAAGTGAAGCATCGCTTTTACATGGCGCGACATCTGCAGCGGCAGCTTGCGAGTGGTCAGGAGCCTTCGGCTATCCACATCCCACTAGTTAGCGGCGGGATGCGAGCAGGGTGCTTCTAGCGTTAGGAATCCGGCCCCGTAGACCCGGCCATTCTTGCTCGAAGCATTACGTAGCCGATGACGGTCCGTTGCTCAGCATGAGGTTGAGGCCGGCGAGTTGCACAGGCCCCCGCTAATCGGCAGCTAGCAACGAATGGGAGCTATGATAGTGCCTCAAGCGGATGTCCTAGGGCCTGGTATCGCCCATCTTTCATCAATCGGCGCCGCGATAAGGGTGCCGTCGATATCGCCCGATCGTAGGCTCTCCAGACTCTGAGATGCGGACTGCGTATGCACGACGTCTTTCATAGATTTGTCGAGCACCTGTCCGAAAGCACCAATGCGGCTGATCTACGCGATGCCTTGGCCGAGACTGCGTCCTCGCTTGATCTGCCCTCATTCGCTTATCTCCTGCCATCGCTCGGTTCGCGTCGGGGGACCGATCTGATCTCCACCTATCCTCAACCATGGACATCTCACTATCTTAATAGCCGCTACGAACATGTGGACCCGGTAGTCCAGCAGGCCCGGCTAGGCCCGGATGCATTCCGCTGGGATGCGGACGGAGGCGATCTAGACTTGTCGACCCCACAGCGGCAGTTGATGGATGAGGCGACCCAATTCGGCATCCGCTGTGGCTTTACAATTCCGATCCATGACCGTCGGGGGATGTTTGCCGCGCTAACTTTCGTCTCAGATGAACGGCGGCCGCTTTTCTTTCGCATGATTGAGCGCTACGAGAGCGCGCTGCAATTGGTGGCCGTCTTCTTTCACATCCAGGCACGTCGCAGGCTGACGTCGGAGCCAATGGTGGATGGCGTCGCTTTGTCCCGTCGGGAAACTCAGTGCTTGCAATGGGCTGCTCGCGGCAAATCGGATTGGGACATCGGCCGCATTCTGGGAATTAGCCAGCGCACTGCCGCCTTTCATCTGGACAATGCCAAGAAGAAGCTTGGCGTGCGAACCAAAACCCAGGCAGCCATCCGCTTCGCATTATCGAGATCGACAGATCTGACCTGACCACCCCACCACGCTGTATACATGCACAGGTTGTGGCGACAAGGACCTTCGCCTCCAATCACGACCGATATTTGTCGCGAAGGAGAAGGCCGCCATGATGCAGTTGATCACGCCGGATCGTTACGCTGAATTCAGCCACGAGCTCGAGGAGATGCACCGCTTGCGACATCGCGTCTTCAGGGATCGCCTCAAATGGGACGTGCCGGTCAACGGCGGTTATGAAGTCGACTCGTTCGACGCCCTGGGCCCCCACTATCTGCTGCTCAGGGGACCGACTGAACGCATCGAGGGCTGTGTCCGCCTGTTGCCCACCACCGGCCCGACAATGTTGCGCGACAGCTTCTCCATTCTTCTTGGCGGCCGCCAGGCGCCGGCAAGCCCCGGGATCTGGGAGAGCAGTCGCTTCGCGCTCGACGTTCCGCCCTCCGCGCCTAAGGAGGCTGGCATTGCGCTCGGCACTTACGAACTGTTCGCCGGCATGATCGAGTTCGGCCTGTCCCGCAACCTGCACACTATTGTCACCGTGACGGATTTGCGCATCGAGCGGATCCTGCGCCGTGCCGGCTGGCCGCTCGAGCGGTTGTCCGATCCGCAGACGATCGGCGACACGCGCGCGGTCGCGGGCTTTCTCGAAGTCTCTACCGACATCCTGGAGGTCATTCGCGGCAATGGCGGGATCAAGGGCCCCGCGCTGTGGGCGCCGGTCATGAAGAACGGCTGATCGGAAGGCTCATTCCACCCCGTTTGGGAACGTATGATGAGCGATTCGAGTTCTGGTCTAGCCTGGCCGGATTGGCAGGACAAGAATGCCTATCACTATTCCGCGTCGCTCACCAGCCGCGGCTGGGCCTGGGAGTTTTTGAGGCGCAATCGGATTTTCCGAGCTGAGATAGCCGCGGCCTTGCGATGGATTGATTCATCAAAAACGCTGACTGGTACCATATTTCGGATGCCGCCTGGAGCATTCGATCTTTCGTCCTGGGGGCTGATTTTTTGCAAGCTCGATCGAAAGTAGCGCGGACGTCTTCTGGCGTCCGCGGCTATGTCCGCATGTTCTTGACGTTGCTGCCAAGCGGGCGCCGCGATCACCCAAGACGGACATATTCGATGTCTCGACCCTATCCTGCCGGGTGTCCGTCCTTCATGCGGAAGATGGGCATCAGGACGTCCTGTTCACCGACGGTGTCCGGAACCTGCAACTGGCAGTTTCCGGCGCGAATCTCATCGAGCCCGTGCGCTTGACGGCCAACGTCCTCTGGCCATCCGCGGAGACGAAGCAACGTCTGGATAGTCTTGCGTGCTTGAATGCCCTCCGATCGACCGGACGACTTCCACCGAGATTGTTCCCGGCCGAGCCCCGGTGTGCCCGATTGCGATGGGTTCTGCGCGCGCTCGACGGCTCGATTGCCGGCGCCTCGCATCGCGAGATCGGCCTCGCCCTGTTCGGGAAGGCTCGCGTCGAGCAGGATTGGGCCGATCCCGGCGACCATCTCCGTGACATGGTGCGTCGTGCGGTCAAACGCGGGCGCGTGCTCATGAACGGTGGATACAGGCGGTTTCTGCTGTAAGCTCGCCTTCGGCCGGTCAGCTGGGGAACAATTCCTTATACCCGCTCTCTATCAGCCAGCGCGTGCGCTCAAGATGACTTCGAACCGCTTTGCGGGCTCGAACCGGCTCCCGCTTGGGATCGATGCCCAATATGGTCAGCGCCATCTCTTCTTCGCTGGCATTGTCGGCGCACGCGTCGATGAGACTGAGATAGATGGAGAAGTGTCTGCTGTCGTAGGCGGTCAGGTGATCCGACCAGGGCACTTCGCTTTGGATTTCCGTTTTCATCTTGTCTGTTAGTTCAGCCTTCGGGTGGCTTGCGATCCAGAATGACGTCCTCTGACCGGCTCATCATAGCGAATAGGAACGATCATTCCTAGAACGATAGTTCCCGTTCTGGTCGGTATCTGGCCATGGATCTCAAGGAGGTCATGGCGGTCAACATGCGTCGTGTGCGCCATGATCAGGGCCTGACGCAGGAAGAATTGGCGGCACGCGCAGACCTGAGCATGCGCTATGTCGGGTCAATCGAGCGTGGTCGGGTCGCGGCAAGCGTGACAGTTTTGGGACGACTTGCAAAAGCCCTCAACGTTGATCCTTGTGATCTAATCAAGCAGTTGTAGTAAGCGGCTCAACTGGCTTGTCCGTTCGCATCTCTCGAATGAGGGCGCCTGCGCGCTGATGGCGCGCACCGGTTGCTCGTGAACCGAGCCCGCTTTCCTTCGACAGGCTCAGGCGGTCTCGGCCATACGGCTTCGCCCCTTGGCGCATGCAGCCCTTGCGGGCTGTGACGGTCGCCGGCCCTTCGGGCGGCGCAGTCTTTTTGGGTTGGCCTTTCCGGCGGCGCGGTGTGGGCGGCTCTCCCTTCTAGGCCCGCCGCGACGGCCCGCAACCCTGCGCTTCGCTCCGGGTCCTCCACTTCGTTCCGGTCCTGCGGATGCCGGCCGCCTCTGACGGCGGGCCTTTCCGGTCGTTTTCGCCGCCCACCCCGCTTCCGGGGAAGGGCGCAGCGAGAGTTGCGAGCGGAGATCAGATCATGCGCAAGACTGGCAAACGTGGAGCCCGTGGTGAGGTCGGCGCAAAACAGGGCGAGCCGCTTAAGCGCACCCTCTATTCCGAAATCACCGACCGCATTATCGCCGATCTCGAGCGGGGTTCGGTGCCTTGGGTCAAGCCATGGGGGAGGGCGAAGGCGGCGCTTGGTCTGCCGAAGAATGCCGCCACAGGGCGCAGCTATTCTGGCATCAACATCCTGATCCTGTGGGGTGCGGTCATCGAGCGCTCATACCCGGGCCAGAACTGGCTGACCTTCCGGCAGGCGCTTTCGCTCGGCGGCAATGTCCGCAAAGGCGAGCACGGCACGACCATCGTTCACGCCGATCGCTTCATCCCAAAGAATGAAAAGGAACGCGCCAAGGCCGAGGACACCGAGCCGCACGCGGTACCCTTCCTCAAGCGCTTCACCGTGTTCAACGTTGCGCAATGCGATAGCCTGCCGGAGCACCTTTACAGCAATGCCGAACCGCTGCCCGAGCGCGAGATCGTCCCGAAGGCCGAAGCGCTTATGCGCGCGAGCGGCGCTGATATTCGCATCGGCGGTGACCGCGCATTCTACTTGCCTGCCGGCGATTTCGTGCAACTGCCGCCGCAGCCGGCCTTTTTCGAACCGGTCAACTACTATCGCACCGCTCTGCATGAATTAGGCCATTGGACGGGTCATCCGACCCGGCTCGCGCGTGATTTGTCCGGTTCATTCGGCTCCAAGGCCTATGCGCGCGAAGAACTGGTCGCCGAGCTCACGGCCGCCTTCACCT
The window above is part of the Mesorhizobium sp. WSM4904 genome. Proteins encoded here:
- a CDS encoding ABC transporter permease, whose amino-acid sequence is MKWLLQPASLTQVTHLQRLWLYALTILTLVFLVAPTLIVIPMSFSGSKFLQFPPKDISLTWYVNYFTSRQWMQATWVSVSVAILSMLSATAIGTAGAYGIWVGKPRFRAAIWGLFALPMAIPVILLAIGSLFVFARLGLVNTTLGLTLMHTAMALPFVMIVVTAGLASYDINQEHAARSLGASRLYAFFTVTLPQIRFSVISAMLFSFFASFDEVVVAMFISTGPGSTLNRKMFNSLRDELDPTIAAICTCLIAISILLIVIGQLTKPRSPK
- a CDS encoding SIS domain-containing protein, producing MITEQTDAQIKNALNAVAGRENVTDIFFVACGGSYAHMLPNQYIVEREAKAIIGNALNAAEFKARAPKRLGKNSIVIACSHSGTTPETVEAVKIARAAGALTISLTHDLGSPLDQESEYIVSYVHAPLTMSPIHSAAVLQRLTFGILKIREGNPRADDFEKGLAAFPALAENLVADHGGKAAEFAETHKREAIIYTMASGANFGQAYSFAICLLQEMQWVHSAAIHAGEYFHGPFEITDFDVPFIQLMGLGPSRAMDERALAFAQKYSKRVTVVDANDFGVTSLPESVSEYLAPLVFSPVLRAYADKLSEAKGHPLTVRRYMWKMEY
- a CDS encoding PfkB family carbohydrate kinase codes for the protein MMTKGWLKRANRFCHLRSNAQIHKIRRFCIMSSASQFERGLVGVGDNVVDHYLDQGVYYPGGNALNVAILAHRFGVANSAYIGILGCDQEGAHVRASILAEGLSDSQLRVVKGETGKAKVTLVDGDRVFVGSNKGGVRKRVMLRMDDDDLDLISRLGHVHSSCFSYLEPELPRIRAIAHGLSFDFSTGRDRDYFAAICPLATIAFFSGSDMNDAETEAFIREAHLLGAQTVCVTQGERGAVFSDGRSTLRQGIVQAKVVDTMGAGDAFIGGFLAAMLQGASSEASLLHGATSAAAACEWSGAFGYPHPTS
- a CDS encoding LuxR family transcriptional regulator gives rise to the protein MHDVFHRFVEHLSESTNAADLRDALAETASSLDLPSFAYLLPSLGSRRGTDLISTYPQPWTSHYLNSRYEHVDPVVQQARLGPDAFRWDADGGDLDLSTPQRQLMDEATQFGIRCGFTIPIHDRRGMFAALTFVSDERRPLFFRMIERYESALQLVAVFFHIQARRRLTSEPMVDGVALSRRETQCLQWAARGKSDWDIGRILGISQRTAAFHLDNAKKKLGVRTKTQAAIRFALSRSTDLT
- a CDS encoding acyl-homoserine-lactone synthase, with product MMQLITPDRYAEFSHELEEMHRLRHRVFRDRLKWDVPVNGGYEVDSFDALGPHYLLLRGPTERIEGCVRLLPTTGPTMLRDSFSILLGGRQAPASPGIWESSRFALDVPPSAPKEAGIALGTYELFAGMIEFGLSRNLHTIVTVTDLRIERILRRAGWPLERLSDPQTIGDTRAVAGFLEVSTDILEVIRGNGGIKGPALWAPVMKNG
- a CDS encoding DUF6499 domain-containing protein, which encodes MSDSSSGLAWPDWQDKNAYHYSASLTSRGWAWEFLRRNRIFRAEIAAALRWIDSSKTLTGTIFRMPPGAFDLSSWGLIFCKLDRK
- a CDS encoding DUF2285 domain-containing protein; amino-acid sequence: MRLTANVLWPSAETKQRLDSLACLNALRSTGRLPPRLFPAEPRCARLRWVLRALDGSIAGASHREIGLALFGKARVEQDWADPGDHLRDMVRRAVKRGRVLMNGGYRRFLL
- a CDS encoding DUF2285 domain-containing protein; translated protein: MKTEIQSEVPWSDHLTAYDSRHFSIYLSLIDACADNASEEEMALTILGIDPKREPVRARKAVRSHLERTRWLIESGYKELFPS
- a CDS encoding helix-turn-helix transcriptional regulator, translating into MDLKEVMAVNMRRVRHDQGLTQEELAARADLSMRYVGSIERGRVAASVTVLGRLAKALNVDPCDLIKQL
- a CDS encoding zincin-like metallopeptidase domain-containing protein, producing the protein MRKTGKRGARGEVGAKQGEPLKRTLYSEITDRIIADLERGSVPWVKPWGRAKAALGLPKNAATGRSYSGINILILWGAVIERSYPGQNWLTFRQALSLGGNVRKGEHGTTIVHADRFIPKNEKERAKAEDTEPHAVPFLKRFTVFNVAQCDSLPEHLYSNAEPLPEREIVPKAEALMRASGADIRIGGDRAFYLPAGDFVQLPPQPAFFEPVNYYRTALHELGHWTGHPTRLARDLSGSFGSKAYAREELVAELTAAFTCSSLGIEPTVRHADYIGSWLTVLREDNRAIFRAASLASKAADFLLAFQADERSGAQEGMAA